Proteins co-encoded in one Mycobacterium mantenii genomic window:
- a CDS encoding DUF3253 domain-containing protein, translating into MGERLRAELGRALAGGGRGADHAEIALGNGPMRQRLESSIRALAEHRGPKSSICPSDAARAVGGDDWRELMDEARAAARRLARSGGVQITQRGSVVDPDGDWSGPIRIRTTG; encoded by the coding sequence ATGGGTGAGCGATTGCGCGCCGAGCTGGGTCGTGCGCTCGCCGGTGGTGGCCGCGGCGCCGACCACGCCGAAATCGCCCTCGGCAACGGGCCGATGAGGCAGCGGCTCGAGTCGTCGATCCGCGCGCTGGCCGAGCATCGTGGCCCGAAAAGCAGCATCTGCCCGTCGGACGCGGCCCGCGCGGTGGGCGGCGACGATTGGCGCGAGTTGATGGACGAGGCCCGGGCGGCCGCACGGCGACTCGCCCGATCGGGTGGCGTGCAGATCACCCAGCGCGGCAGCGTCGTCGACCCCGACGGCGACTGGTCCGGCCCCATTCGTATCCGCACCACCGGATGA
- a CDS encoding enoyl-CoA hydratase/isomerase family protein, with protein sequence MSLVTYELQDHVATITLNRPEARNAINGALRQDLNAAWDRFRDDLDAWVGILTANGSVFCAGGDLKDGEGSVGTFGGTFWEKPTINSFESGMELFKPTIAAVHGPCIGYGVTGVLFCDFVIASTEATFCFPEVSIGVPTIVGAIRLPHRVGWANAMELLLTGKPMSAERAKEIGLVWKLVEPDQLQAEAQAWARTLTEAAPLAQRATKEVAWRTADMGWIESVRFGETMRKVAGATDDVAEGLRAWAEKRKPQWRGR encoded by the coding sequence ATGAGTCTGGTCACCTATGAGCTGCAAGACCACGTTGCCACCATCACCCTAAACCGTCCCGAGGCGCGCAACGCCATCAACGGCGCCCTTCGCCAGGACCTCAACGCCGCCTGGGATCGCTTCCGCGACGACCTGGACGCGTGGGTGGGGATCCTGACGGCCAACGGCAGCGTCTTTTGTGCCGGCGGCGACCTCAAGGACGGCGAGGGCTCGGTCGGCACCTTCGGCGGCACCTTCTGGGAGAAACCGACAATCAACTCGTTCGAATCCGGCATGGAATTGTTCAAGCCCACCATCGCCGCCGTGCACGGTCCCTGCATCGGCTACGGGGTGACCGGGGTGTTGTTTTGCGACTTCGTCATCGCCAGCACCGAGGCCACCTTCTGCTTCCCCGAGGTATCGATCGGGGTGCCCACCATCGTCGGAGCCATCCGGCTTCCGCATCGGGTCGGGTGGGCCAACGCCATGGAGTTGCTGTTGACCGGAAAGCCGATGAGCGCCGAGCGGGCCAAAGAGATCGGTCTGGTCTGGAAGCTGGTCGAGCCCGACCAACTTCAGGCCGAAGCCCAGGCCTGGGCCCGGACCCTCACCGAGGCCGCGCCCCTGGCCCAGCGGGCGACCAAGGAGGTGGCGTGGCGGACTGCCGACATGGGCTGGATCGAATCCGTGCGCTTCGGCGAGACCATGCGCAAGGTGGCCGGTGCGACCGACGACGTCGCCGAGGGGCTGCGGGCCTGGGCCGAGAAGCGCAAGCCGCAGTGGCGCGGCCGATGA
- a CDS encoding YhjD/YihY/BrkB family envelope integrity protein: MVGWLDELQRRNRIVGVIVGVVYKFNDDQGGYLAALITYYGLVSLFPLLLLLTTGLGVVLAGRPDLQAQVLHSTLSQFPVLGTQLHHPEGLSGGTVGVVVGLLGALYGGLGVGQALQNAMDTVWAVPKHKRPNPIRSRLRSLMLLLVLGSAAIAATVLAAAGHATGALGIFSKIGLVLVAVAINALICLVAFRVTTARALTYRQVLPGAVAAALIWQMLQWFGAGYVAHTVKRASATNSVFALVLGALAFLFLASMALVICAEVNVVLVERLYPRALLGAFSDDADLTLADRRTYTKKVKAERVKAFERVSVHFDDVKRLPAKTVGRLAIFHDFRRPRTP, encoded by the coding sequence ATGGTCGGTTGGCTGGACGAGCTGCAGCGGCGGAATCGAATCGTCGGCGTGATCGTCGGTGTCGTCTACAAATTCAATGACGATCAGGGTGGTTACCTAGCCGCCCTGATCACCTATTACGGGCTGGTGTCGCTGTTTCCGCTGCTACTGCTGCTGACCACCGGCCTGGGGGTGGTCCTGGCCGGCCGGCCCGATCTGCAAGCACAGGTGCTGCACAGCACCTTGAGCCAGTTCCCGGTGCTCGGTACCCAGCTGCATCATCCCGAGGGACTCAGCGGGGGCACGGTGGGCGTGGTCGTCGGCCTGCTCGGCGCGCTCTACGGCGGACTGGGCGTGGGACAGGCGCTGCAGAACGCGATGGACACGGTGTGGGCGGTGCCGAAGCACAAGCGCCCCAACCCGATCCGATCGCGCCTGCGCAGCCTCATGTTGTTGTTGGTGCTCGGCTCGGCCGCCATCGCGGCCACCGTCTTGGCCGCGGCGGGCCACGCCACCGGGGCGCTCGGCATTTTCAGCAAGATCGGTCTGGTGCTCGTCGCCGTCGCGATCAACGCGTTGATCTGCCTGGTGGCCTTTCGCGTGACGACCGCGCGGGCATTGACGTACCGGCAGGTGCTGCCGGGAGCGGTTGCCGCGGCGCTCATTTGGCAGATGCTGCAGTGGTTCGGCGCCGGCTATGTCGCGCACACGGTCAAAAGGGCGAGCGCCACCAACAGTGTGTTCGCCCTGGTGTTGGGGGCGCTGGCGTTTCTGTTCCTCGCGTCGATGGCGCTGGTGATCTGCGCCGAGGTCAATGTCGTCTTGGTGGAGCGTCTCTACCCGCGCGCGTTGCTGGGCGCGTTCAGCGACGACGCCGATTTGACGTTGGCGGATCGGCGGACCTACACCAAGAAGGTCAAGGCCGAACGGGTCAAAGCCTTCGAACGGGTCAGCGTGCATTTCGACGACGTCAAGCGCCTACCCGCGAAAACCGTTGGGCGCCTGGCGATATTCCATGATTTCCGCCGCCCGCGGACACCATGA
- the hrpA gene encoding ATP-dependent RNA helicase HrpA, with translation MAEPSVAQLRKQLDGVPLRDAARIGRRLKNLRGASPEKLRQLAEQIAAAHKVVAARQAAVPTVTYPDLPVSERRREIADAIRANQVVVIAGETGSGKTTQLPKICLEAGRGIRGTIGHTQPRRLAARTVAQRIADELGGPLGDAVGYTVRFTDQVSDRTLIKLMTDGILLAEIQRDRRLLRYDTLILDEAHERSLNIDFLLGYLRELLPRRPDLKVIITSATIEPQRFAAHFENAPIIEVSGRTYPVEVRYRPLEVAVPSVSDDDPDDPDHEIVRTQIRDELEAIVDAIGELEAEPPGDILVFLSGEREIRDTAEALSGLKHTEVLPLYARLPTAEQQKVFAPHTGRRVVLATNVAETSLTVPGIRYVIDPGNARISRYSRRLKVQRLPIEPISQASAAQRAGRCGRVAPGVCIRLYSEQDFAVRPRYTDPEILRTNLAAVLLQMAALQLGDIEEFPFLDPPDRRSVRDGAQLLAELGAFDGHGAITDLGRRLARLPVDPRLGRMILQAQTEGCVREMLVLAAALTIPDPRERPSDREEAARDKHARFADEHSDFMSYLNLWRYLREKRKSLSGNAFRRMCRSEFLHYLRIREWQDLVGQLRSIARDLGIVEDASSDEPADPARVHAALLAGLLSHVGMRREDTREYLGARNSHFVLAPGSVLTKRPPRWVVVAELVETSRLYGRTAARTQPEVVERVAGDLVQRTYSEPHWDAARGEVLAYERVTLYGLPLVARRRVGYARIEPVVARELFIRHALVEGQWHTRHHFFRDNARLRAELEELEERARRRDLLVGDDDVYALYDARVPAHVVSARHFDSWWKKQRHKKPDLLTFARVDLLRTDETGDTDRPNTWRTGDVALPLTYRFEPGAADDGVTVHVPIDVLARLGGDEFAWQVPALREELVTALIRSLPKDLRRNFVPAPDTARAVLSAIDPTGEPLLLALQRELRRRTGILVPVDAFDLDRLPSHLRVTFAVESGDGTEVARGKDLGVLQERLTTPARQAVAQAVAGELERTGLRGWPEDLEELPRVVERTIDGRTVRGFPALVDSGANVDLRVFATSSEQDRTMAPGIRRLVRLSVASPVKAIARQLDPRSRLALGSNPDGDLSALLEDCADAATDALVAAPVWTRAEFVALQQRAGKSLLPTTVDIVHRVEKVLAAAQEVQLVVPENPPPAQADAIADIRVQLNRLLPAGFVTATGAAHLADLTRYLLAIRRRLDGLAHGIQADRERMQRVLSVQDAYDELVRELPQPATTAAGVRDISKQIEEFRVSLWAQQLGTPRPVSEQRIYRAIDAVRDAL, from the coding sequence GTGGCCGAACCGTCCGTAGCGCAACTGCGCAAACAGCTCGACGGTGTACCCCTGCGCGACGCCGCCCGCATCGGCCGACGCCTGAAGAACCTCCGCGGCGCCTCGCCCGAAAAGCTGCGGCAGCTGGCCGAACAGATCGCCGCGGCGCACAAGGTCGTCGCCGCCCGGCAGGCCGCCGTGCCCACGGTCACCTACCCCGACCTGCCGGTCAGCGAGCGCCGCCGGGAAATTGCCGACGCGATACGGGCAAATCAGGTGGTCGTCATCGCCGGGGAGACCGGGTCGGGGAAGACCACGCAGTTACCCAAGATCTGTCTCGAGGCAGGCCGCGGTATCCGCGGAACCATCGGGCACACCCAGCCCCGCCGCCTGGCCGCCCGCACCGTCGCGCAGCGCATCGCCGACGAGCTGGGCGGCCCGCTCGGCGACGCCGTCGGCTATACCGTGCGGTTCACCGACCAGGTCAGCGACCGCACGCTGATCAAGCTGATGACCGACGGCATCCTGCTCGCCGAGATCCAGCGCGACCGCCGTCTGCTGCGCTACGACACGCTGATCCTCGACGAGGCCCACGAGCGCAGCCTCAATATCGATTTCCTGCTCGGCTACCTGCGCGAGTTGCTGCCGCGCCGCCCAGACCTGAAGGTGATCATCACCTCGGCCACGATCGAGCCCCAGCGCTTCGCCGCGCACTTCGAGAACGCGCCCATCATCGAGGTGTCCGGGCGGACATATCCGGTCGAGGTGCGCTACCGGCCGCTGGAGGTCGCCGTGCCGTCCGTCTCCGACGACGATCCCGACGACCCCGACCACGAAATCGTGCGAACCCAGATCCGCGACGAGCTCGAGGCGATCGTCGACGCCATCGGCGAACTCGAGGCCGAGCCGCCGGGCGACATCCTGGTCTTTCTCTCGGGGGAGCGCGAGATCCGCGACACCGCAGAGGCTTTGAGCGGCCTCAAGCACACCGAGGTGCTCCCGCTGTACGCCCGGCTCCCCACCGCCGAACAACAGAAGGTGTTCGCGCCCCACACCGGGCGCCGTGTCGTGCTGGCGACCAATGTCGCCGAAACCTCGTTGACCGTCCCGGGGATCCGCTATGTCATCGACCCGGGCAATGCCCGCATTTCGCGCTACAGCCGCCGGTTGAAGGTGCAGCGGCTGCCGATCGAGCCCATCTCGCAGGCGTCGGCCGCACAGCGGGCCGGCCGGTGCGGCCGCGTCGCCCCCGGCGTGTGCATACGGCTCTACTCCGAGCAGGACTTCGCGGTCCGGCCGCGCTACACCGACCCCGAGATACTGCGGACCAACCTCGCCGCCGTGCTGCTGCAGATGGCGGCCCTGCAGCTCGGCGACATCGAGGAATTTCCCTTCCTCGATCCGCCGGATCGGCGCAGCGTCCGCGACGGCGCGCAGCTGCTGGCCGAACTCGGCGCGTTCGACGGCCACGGCGCGATCACCGACCTCGGTCGCCGCCTGGCACGCCTGCCCGTCGATCCGAGGCTGGGCCGGATGATTCTGCAGGCACAGACCGAGGGGTGTGTGCGCGAAATGTTGGTGTTGGCCGCGGCGCTCACGATCCCGGATCCGCGGGAACGGCCAAGCGACCGCGAGGAGGCGGCCCGCGACAAGCATGCCCGTTTCGCCGACGAGCACTCCGACTTCATGTCCTACCTCAACCTGTGGCGCTATCTGCGTGAGAAACGGAAGTCGTTATCCGGCAATGCGTTTCGACGGATGTGCCGTTCGGAGTTTCTGCACTATCTGCGCATTCGCGAGTGGCAGGACCTGGTCGGGCAGCTGCGCAGCATCGCCCGCGACCTGGGCATCGTCGAAGACGCATCGTCGGATGAGCCGGCCGATCCGGCGCGGGTGCATGCGGCGCTGCTTGCGGGGCTGCTGTCGCACGTGGGCATGCGGCGCGAAGACACCCGCGAGTATCTGGGCGCGCGCAACTCGCACTTCGTCCTGGCACCCGGCTCGGTGCTCACCAAACGGCCACCGCGCTGGGTCGTCGTCGCGGAGCTGGTCGAGACGAGCCGGCTGTACGGGCGAACGGCGGCCCGCACGCAGCCCGAGGTGGTGGAGCGGGTCGCGGGCGACCTGGTGCAGCGCACCTACAGCGAACCGCACTGGGACGCCGCGCGCGGCGAGGTGCTGGCCTACGAGCGGGTGACGCTGTACGGGCTGCCGCTCGTCGCGCGCCGCCGCGTCGGATACGCCCGCATCGAGCCGGTGGTGGCGCGGGAATTGTTCATCCGCCATGCGCTGGTCGAAGGACAGTGGCACACCCGCCATCACTTCTTCCGCGACAACGCACGGCTGCGGGCCGAGCTCGAGGAGCTGGAGGAGCGGGCCCGCCGCCGCGACCTGCTGGTCGGCGACGACGACGTGTATGCGCTCTACGACGCCCGGGTTCCCGCCCATGTCGTCTCGGCGCGGCACTTCGACTCCTGGTGGAAAAAGCAGCGACACAAGAAACCGGACCTGCTCACCTTCGCCCGCGTCGACCTGCTGCGCACCGACGAGACGGGCGACACGGACCGGCCGAACACATGGCGGACGGGCGATGTCGCGCTGCCGCTGACCTACCGGTTCGAGCCCGGCGCCGCCGACGACGGGGTCACCGTGCATGTGCCCATCGACGTGCTGGCCCGCCTGGGCGGCGATGAGTTCGCCTGGCAGGTCCCGGCGCTGCGCGAGGAGCTGGTGACCGCGCTCATCCGCTCGCTGCCGAAAGACCTGCGCCGCAACTTCGTTCCCGCCCCGGACACGGCCCGCGCGGTGCTGTCCGCAATCGACCCGACCGGTGAACCGCTGCTGCTGGCGCTGCAACGCGAATTACGCCGTCGGACTGGAATTTTGGTGCCGGTCGATGCCTTCGACCTGGACAGGCTGCCATCGCATTTGCGGGTCACGTTCGCGGTCGAGTCCGGCGACGGCACCGAGGTGGCCCGCGGCAAGGATCTGGGGGTACTGCAGGAACGGCTCACCACGCCGGCCCGGCAGGCCGTCGCGCAGGCGGTGGCGGGCGAGCTGGAACGGACGGGGTTGCGCGGCTGGCCCGAGGACCTCGAAGAACTGCCGCGCGTCGTGGAACGCACGATCGACGGGCGCACCGTGCGGGGCTTTCCGGCGTTGGTCGACTCGGGTGCCAACGTCGACCTCCGCGTGTTCGCCACCTCGTCGGAGCAGGATCGGACAATGGCACCCGGCATCCGGCGGCTGGTGCGGCTCAGCGTCGCATCACCGGTCAAAGCTATTGCGCGTCAACTTGATCCGCGTTCCCGGTTGGCCCTCGGCAGCAACCCGGACGGCGACTTGAGTGCGCTGCTGGAGGACTGCGCCGACGCCGCGACCGACGCCCTCGTGGCCGCGCCGGTGTGGACCCGTGCGGAGTTCGTCGCGCTGCAACAGCGGGCAGGAAAGTCCTTGCTGCCCACTACCGTCGACATCGTGCACCGCGTCGAGAAGGTACTGGCCGCCGCTCAGGAGGTCCAACTCGTGGTGCCCGAAAACCCGCCGCCCGCGCAGGCCGATGCGATCGCCGACATCCGTGTCCAGCTGAATCGGCTGTTGCCGGCCGGGTTCGTCACCGCCACCGGCGCCGCACACCTCGCCGATCTCACTCGCTACCTGCTCGCGATCCGCCGCCGCCTCGACGGCCTGGCCCACGGGATCCAGGCCGATCGAGAGCGGATGCAGCGGGTGCTGTCCGTGCAGGACGCCTACGACGAGCTGGTGCGCGAGCTGCCGCAGCCGGCAACGACAGCCGCCGGCGTACGCGATATCTCCAAGCAGATCGAGGAATTCAGGGTCAGCCTGTGGGCCCAGCAACTCGGCACGCCCCGCCCGGTCAGCGAGCAGCGGATCTACCGCGCGATCGACGCCGTGCGCGACGCTTTGTGA
- a CDS encoding FAD-dependent monooxygenase, with translation MDVSGFSGSSRGDVEHAVLIAGGGPTGLMLAGELALAGVDAAIVERRTSQHLIGARAGGLHSRTIEVLDQRGIADRFLSRGKVAQVAGFSQIRLDISDFPTRHPYGLALWQNEIEQILADWIRELGVPIYRGEEVTTFAQDDNVVDVSLSGGRVMRGQYLVGCDGGRSVIRKAAGIEFPGWDPTRSYLLAEVQMDAATGQTPQWGIRHDALGVHAMSTVEEGGPVRVMVTERHLGPATEPTLRDLSEALVAVYGIDFGIHSPTWVSRFTDAARQAAAYRRGRVLLAGDAAHIHHPVGGQGLNTGVQDAVNLGWKLSQVVNKTSPDSLLDSYHAERHPVAQRVLRNALAQMALLHPDERTKALRDTVSDLLGMDEPRKRFAAMMSGLDICYDLGAGHPLVGRRMPDLDLVTTDGPLRVFDLMRDARPLLLHFSGRTDTGSRTDRVRVVDAKHVDSFVLPVLGPVSAPPAVLIRPDGHVAWVGTRTDPELRDALATWFGPRAPAT, from the coding sequence GTGGATGTTTCGGGGTTCTCGGGGAGCTCGCGCGGCGACGTCGAACATGCGGTGCTCATCGCCGGCGGTGGCCCGACGGGGCTGATGCTGGCGGGCGAACTGGCTTTGGCGGGGGTCGACGCCGCCATTGTCGAGCGTCGCACCAGCCAGCACCTGATCGGTGCTCGCGCCGGCGGTCTGCATTCCCGCACCATCGAGGTTCTCGACCAGCGTGGCATCGCAGATCGATTCCTGTCCCGGGGCAAGGTGGCGCAGGTCGCCGGCTTCTCCCAGATCCGGTTGGACATCAGCGACTTTCCCACCCGGCACCCCTACGGACTCGCGCTGTGGCAGAACGAGATCGAACAGATCCTGGCCGACTGGATCCGCGAACTCGGCGTACCGATCTATCGCGGCGAAGAGGTCACGACTTTCGCGCAGGACGACAACGTCGTCGACGTCAGTTTGTCCGGCGGCCGGGTGATGCGCGGCCAGTATCTCGTGGGGTGCGACGGCGGACGCAGCGTCATCCGCAAGGCGGCCGGTATCGAGTTTCCGGGGTGGGACCCGACGAGGAGCTATCTACTCGCCGAGGTCCAGATGGATGCCGCGACCGGGCAAACCCCGCAGTGGGGCATCCGCCACGACGCGCTCGGTGTCCATGCCATGTCCACCGTTGAGGAGGGCGGCCCGGTGCGGGTCATGGTCACTGAGCGGCACCTTGGACCCGCCACCGAACCCACGCTGCGCGACCTGAGTGAGGCACTCGTCGCCGTGTATGGGATCGACTTCGGAATCCATAGCCCCACGTGGGTTTCCCGATTCACCGATGCGGCGCGGCAGGCCGCTGCCTATCGGCGCGGACGGGTCTTGCTCGCCGGCGACGCCGCGCACATCCATCACCCGGTGGGCGGCCAGGGCCTCAACACCGGCGTGCAGGACGCGGTGAATCTGGGCTGGAAGCTTTCTCAGGTGGTCAACAAGACATCGCCCGACAGCCTCCTCGACAGCTACCACGCCGAACGCCACCCGGTCGCGCAGCGCGTGCTGCGCAACGCGTTGGCGCAGATGGCGCTCCTGCACCCCGACGAGCGCACGAAGGCGCTGCGCGACACCGTGTCCGACCTTCTCGGCATGGACGAACCCCGCAAACGCTTCGCCGCGATGATGTCCGGGCTGGACATCTGTTACGACCTGGGTGCGGGGCACCCGCTGGTGGGGCGCCGCATGCCCGACTTGGACCTTGTCACCACCGACGGCCCGCTGCGCGTGTTCGACCTGATGCGTGATGCCCGCCCGCTGCTGCTTCATTTCAGCGGCCGCACCGACACCGGGTCCCGAACGGACCGGGTGCGCGTGGTTGACGCGAAACATGTTGACTCGTTTGTGCTTCCGGTGCTGGGCCCGGTGAGCGCACCGCCGGCGGTGTTGATCCGGCCGGACGGACACGTCGCGTGGGTGGGCACCCGAACCGACCCGGAACTCCGCGACGCCCTCGCCACCTGGTTCGGGCCGCGCGCCCCCGCGACGTGA